A genomic window from Pseudanabaenaceae cyanobacterium SKYG29 includes:
- a CDS encoding NAD(+) kinase: MELKNVIIAYRSGHSLALEWAERCNKELSERGCHVLMGPSGSNDNPYPVFVASFHDDIDLAIVLGGDGAALGAARHLAPLGVPILAVNIGGHLGFLTHGAEQLQDSQGVWDRLLGDQFAIDRRMMLQARVTGNDKVFYCLNEMCIKPAAPDRMVTAFLDVFIDGELVDQHHGDGLIVATPTGSTSYTVAASGPILHPGMEAIIITPICPMSLSSRSIVLPPRLVVHISPTKPDTDLKLWADGVLATPIGQGQQVEISRADALTQFIILAEDYSYFRSLQEKLLWRGARIKP, encoded by the coding sequence GTGGAACTAAAAAATGTCATTATTGCCTACCGATCGGGTCATTCTCTGGCGTTAGAGTGGGCAGAACGCTGCAATAAAGAGTTATCAGAGCGGGGTTGTCATGTCCTCATGGGTCCCAGTGGCAGTAACGACAATCCCTATCCTGTGTTTGTTGCTTCTTTCCATGATGATATTGACTTAGCGATCGTGCTGGGGGGAGACGGGGCAGCCCTGGGGGCAGCGCGGCATTTGGCACCCTTGGGAGTTCCCATTTTGGCAGTAAATATCGGCGGACACCTGGGCTTTCTCACCCATGGGGCGGAACAACTCCAGGATTCCCAAGGGGTATGGGATCGGTTGCTAGGGGATCAATTTGCCATCGATCGGCGCATGATGTTGCAAGCCAGAGTCACGGGCAATGACAAAGTCTTCTACTGTCTGAATGAGATGTGCATTAAGCCCGCCGCTCCCGATCGGATGGTGACTGCTTTTCTCGACGTATTTATTGACGGGGAACTGGTAGACCAACACCACGGAGACGGGTTGATTGTGGCAACTCCCACTGGCTCCACTTCCTACACAGTAGCAGCAAGCGGGCCAATTCTCCACCCTGGGATGGAGGCAATTATCATCACGCCCATTTGCCCTATGAGCCTATCTAGCCGCTCTATTGTTCTGCCCCCTCGCCTAGTTGTGCACATTTCTCCCACCAAACCCGATACCGATTTGAAACTCTGGGCGGATGGAGTGCTGGCAACCCCAATTGGTCAGGGACAGCAGGTAGAAATTAGCCGTGCCGATGCCCTCACCCAGTTTATTATCCTCGCTGAAGACTACTCCTATTTTCGCTCCCTGCAGGAAAAACTACTGTGGCGGGGTGCCCGCATCAAGCCCTAG
- a CDS encoding DUF4346 domain-containing protein → MTDYRAIDEELSKRDLHLDPAGYFIIYVDRVDQLIVAEHYTNVINEQGLAVNPETGEVIPAKGRTGRIPTRVFRGKTAKQVCVEIFEKTEPVPVSQFSHSAYLGRELQKAEWALYHNTEYVQD, encoded by the coding sequence ATGACGGATTACCGCGCAATTGATGAGGAGTTATCGAAACGGGATTTGCACCTAGACCCAGCCGGCTATTTTATCATCTATGTCGATCGGGTGGACCAGCTCATCGTGGCAGAGCATTACACTAACGTTATTAACGAACAGGGATTAGCAGTGAACCCAGAGACAGGGGAGGTAATTCCCGCCAAGGGCAGAACAGGTCGTATACCAACACGGGTTTTCCGGGGTAAAACTGCTAAGCAAGTTTGTGTGGAGATTTTCGAGAAAACGGAGCCTGTGCCTGTCAGTCAATTCAGCCATAGTGCTTACCTGGGGCGGGAGTTACAGAAGGCGGAATGGGCGCTCTACCATAACACGGAGTATGTCCAGGATTGA
- the prmA gene encoding 50S ribosomal protein L11 methyltransferase encodes MSRIDWWQITITIKPQLFDESAEEMAIWQLQELGCQGAVTSREGDRLQVRGYIPALTLGEEDLQDFALAVCAEQASCQVSWQILPEEDWSNAWKQHWQPQAVGRSLLIYPAWLPVPEKTDRLILRLDPGSAFGSGEHPTTRMCLAALEELVSRQTGAIVDVGCGSGILSVAAYLLGAERVYGIDIDPLAIQATIHNWQLNQLPEERLVVGEKIEDTVTETVAGVVCNILLEPIRQMLPQLAKLGNWAVYSGILGEQTEVLVTELELAGWRVKEVRTAEKWACLLAER; translated from the coding sequence ATGTCCAGGATTGATTGGTGGCAGATTACTATAACCATTAAGCCCCAGTTGTTCGACGAGTCGGCAGAGGAGATGGCAATCTGGCAGTTGCAGGAGTTGGGCTGTCAGGGAGCGGTGACAAGCAGGGAAGGGGATCGGTTGCAGGTGAGGGGCTATATACCAGCTCTGACCTTAGGGGAGGAGGATTTGCAGGATTTTGCCCTGGCTGTGTGTGCAGAGCAGGCTAGTTGTCAGGTTAGCTGGCAGATCCTCCCGGAGGAGGATTGGAGTAATGCCTGGAAACAACATTGGCAACCCCAAGCGGTGGGGCGCTCCCTGCTAATTTATCCTGCCTGGCTGCCTGTACCAGAGAAGACCGATCGGCTGATCCTGCGCCTTGATCCTGGTAGTGCTTTTGGGTCAGGAGAACATCCCACTACCAGAATGTGCTTGGCAGCCCTAGAAGAATTGGTGTCTAGGCAAACAGGAGCGATTGTGGATGTGGGGTGTGGGTCGGGTATTTTGAGTGTTGCTGCTTATTTGTTGGGGGCAGAGCGTGTTTATGGGATTGATATTGACCCCTTGGCAATCCAGGCGACTATCCACAATTGGCAGTTGAATCAGTTGCCTGAGGAGCGGTTAGTAGTGGGAGAGAAAATAGAGGATACTGTGACAGAGACCGTGGCGGGGGTAGTGTGCAATATTCTGTTGGAACCGATACGGCAGATGTTGCCCCAGTTGGCTAAACTAGGAAATTGGGCTGTCTACAGTGGGATTTTGGGGGAACAGACGGAGGTGTTGGTCACGGAGCTAGAATTAGCGGGCTGGCGAGTCAAGGAGGTAAGGACAGCAGAAAAGTGGGCATGTTTACTGGCGGAAAGGTGA